Proteins from a single region of Choloepus didactylus isolate mChoDid1 chromosome 10, mChoDid1.pri, whole genome shotgun sequence:
- the LOC119545529 gene encoding LOW QUALITY PROTEIN: olfactory receptor 1N1-like (The sequence of the model RefSeq protein was modified relative to this genomic sequence to represent the inferred CDS: deleted 2 bases in 1 codon), whose translation MDGENQSIISEFFLQGISESPEQQQLVFGIFLSMYLVTLTGNVLIILAIGFDPHLHTPMYFFLVNLSFVDMGLTSSTVIKMLVNVQTQHHTISYMGCLTQMYFFLMFGDLDSFFLAVMSYDHFVAICHPLYYSTVMSPQACALLLAICWIFTNIVALTHTLLVAQLSFCVIGEIAHFFCDIIPVLKLSYSDTHINELMVFALGGTVLNVPFICIVISYIHIVSAILRVRAPWGGGGKAFSTCSSHLCVVCVFYGTLFSAYLCPPSVTSEEKDIAAAAVYTVVTPMLNPFIYSLRNKDMKGTLKRLLSHRTIFSS comes from the exons ATGGATGGGGAAAACCAATCTATCATCTCTGAATTTTTCCTCCAAGGAATATCTGAGTCACCAGAGCAACAGCAGTTAGTCTTTGGAATTTTCCTTAGTATGTATCTTGTCACCTTGACTGGGAATGTCCTTATCATTCTGGCCATTGGCTTTGACCCCCACCTCCACACCCCTATGTACTTCTTTTTGGTCAACCTGTCTTTTGTTGACATGGGTTTAACATCCTCTACAGTTATCAAGATGCTGGTGAATGTACAGACTCAACATCACACCATCTCCTATATGGGTTGCCTCACCCAAATGTATTTCTTTCTGATGTTTGGTGATCTGGACAGCTTCTTCCTGGCTGTAATGTCATATGACCACTTTGTGGCCATTTGCCATCCTCTCTACTACTCCACAGTCATGAGCCCCCAAGCCTGTGCCCTGCTGCTTGCAATATGCTGGATCTTCACCAACATTGTTGCTCTGACTCACACCCTCCTCGTGGCTCAGCTGTCCTTCTGTGTCATTGGGGAAATAGCTCACTTTTTCTGTGACATAATTCCTGTCCTAAAGCTGTCATATTCTGACACCCACATCAATGAGTTGATGGTGTTTGCCTTAGGAGGCACAGTACTCAATGTCCCCTTTATATGCATTGTCATCTCCTACATCCACATTGTATCAGCCATCCTGAGGGTCCGAGcccct tgggggggggggggcaaggccTTTTCCACGTGCAGTTCCCACCTCTGTGTTGTTTGTGTGTTCTATGGAACCCTCTTCAGTGCCTACCTGTGCCCTCCTTCTGTCACCTCTGAAGAGAAGGACATTGCTGCAGCTGCAGTGTACACAGTGGTGACCCCCATGTTGAACCCCTTTATCTATAGCCTAAGGAACAAAGACATGAAGGGGACCCTTAAAAGGCTTCTCAGTCACAGGACAATATTTTCCTCTTAG